A stretch of the TM7 phylum sp. oral taxon 349 genome encodes the following:
- the atpG gene encoding ATP synthase F1 subunit gamma — MASTQQLKSRIRSVKSTKQITKAMQMVAASKMRRAQEATKSSQAYTVAARELLTYLAAQGATNGHKWFTVRPVKSRLLIVVASDKGLAGAYNANILKSYVHELKSDDAANIANKTIAVGRKIAQAATRIKDTEIVGTYEDLPDHFSGAEFHAILNTAKDMFEANQVDAVDVIFTRFVSSLTQRADVVRLFPAGFTPTDNVQPDIAEARFEPSPKQIIDDIAYRLISARLFQALMDSRASEHSMRMLAMKNATDNATDLVDALTLEMNKARQAAITQELTEISAGVEAMR, encoded by the coding sequence ATGGCGTCTACCCAGCAACTAAAATCGCGCATTCGCTCGGTGAAAAGCACGAAGCAAATCACTAAGGCGATGCAGATGGTAGCGGCGAGCAAGATGCGCCGAGCGCAAGAGGCGACAAAGAGCTCGCAGGCATATACAGTAGCGGCACGCGAACTGCTGACTTATCTAGCGGCACAAGGTGCGACGAACGGACATAAATGGTTCACGGTGCGTCCAGTGAAGTCTCGCTTGCTTATCGTCGTCGCGAGCGATAAGGGTTTGGCGGGCGCGTATAATGCAAATATTCTGAAGTCTTACGTGCACGAGCTGAAGTCCGACGATGCGGCAAATATTGCAAATAAAACGATTGCAGTAGGGCGTAAAATTGCTCAGGCGGCAACGCGCATCAAAGACACGGAAATAGTCGGTACCTATGAGGATCTGCCGGATCATTTTTCGGGTGCTGAGTTTCACGCGATTCTGAACACTGCGAAAGATATGTTTGAAGCGAATCAAGTTGATGCTGTGGACGTCATTTTTACGCGGTTTGTTAGTAGTCTAACGCAGCGAGCAGACGTAGTACGCCTGTTCCCTGCTGGCTTCACGCCAACTGATAATGTGCAGCCTGATATTGCCGAAGCAAGATTTGAACCGAGCCCGAAGCAGATTATCGACGATATTGCCTATCGGTTAATTAGTGCGCGCCTGTTCCAGGCATTGATGGATTCGCGCGCCAGCGAGCATAGTATGCGCATGCTCGCTATGAAAAACGCTACCGATAACGCGACTGATCTTGTTGATGCGCTGACACTTGAAATGAATAAGGCGCGACAAGCGGCAATTACGCAAGAGTTGACAGAGATTAGCGCTGGCGTGGAGGCAATGCGATGA
- a CDS encoding F0F1 ATP synthase subunit alpha, with the protein MADNAVAELSESLRRAIAGLEAKEGLEKVGIVTRVGDGVVWVYGLRQAGYSEVLEVQTANGIVEAFVLNLMEDEIGAVLLGSDQGVAAGDRVKLKGEVLSVPVGEELLGRVVNPLGQPLDGGSEIKAKHRLPVEREAIGVMGRKSVHEPLMTGIMSIDAMFPIGRGQRELIIGDRQTGKTAIALDTMINQARQKTGVVNVYVAIGQKLSKIARLVERLKSEGVMNQTIVVATSPSDSASLLYLAPYAGTSMGEYFRDSGKHALMIYDDLTKHAVAYRQMSLLLRRPPGREAFPGDVFYLHSRLLERSAKLSDELGAGSLTALPIIETQAGDISAYIPTNVISITDGQIFMETDLFYQGIRPAISAGLSVSRVGGAAQTKAVKSVSGNLKLGLSQFRELASFAQFGSDLDDATKSQIERGQRLTELLKQPQYQPMSVWEQVASIAAVSEGLFDDVPAAKIKEAQQALLERLWAEHKDDMRALAKGDKKFGEDEKIAKIVRDAAKAIAKGYEE; encoded by the coding sequence ATGGCTGATAACGCAGTGGCGGAATTGTCTGAGAGCCTGCGGCGGGCGATCGCGGGACTTGAGGCGAAAGAAGGATTAGAAAAAGTCGGTATCGTGACACGCGTCGGCGACGGCGTAGTTTGGGTATATGGGCTGCGCCAGGCGGGCTATTCGGAAGTGCTGGAAGTGCAAACAGCTAACGGTATTGTCGAAGCGTTCGTGCTGAACCTGATGGAAGACGAAATCGGCGCAGTGCTGCTAGGCAGCGACCAGGGTGTAGCGGCTGGCGATAGAGTCAAGCTGAAGGGCGAAGTGCTTAGCGTGCCGGTTGGCGAAGAATTGCTTGGACGAGTGGTCAATCCGCTTGGACAACCGCTTGATGGTGGCTCGGAGATTAAAGCAAAACATCGTTTGCCGGTAGAGCGCGAAGCTATTGGCGTGATGGGTCGAAAGAGCGTGCACGAGCCGCTGATGACTGGTATTATGTCGATTGATGCTATGTTCCCGATTGGGCGTGGACAGCGCGAGTTAATTATCGGCGACCGTCAGACGGGCAAGACCGCTATTGCGCTTGATACGATGATTAATCAAGCGCGCCAAAAAACCGGCGTTGTTAACGTGTATGTAGCGATTGGTCAGAAATTATCAAAAATTGCCCGACTGGTCGAACGCCTGAAGTCCGAAGGCGTGATGAATCAAACAATTGTTGTGGCAACGAGTCCGAGCGACTCAGCTTCCCTGCTATATTTGGCGCCATACGCCGGCACGTCAATGGGCGAATACTTCCGCGATAGTGGTAAGCATGCACTAATGATCTACGATGACTTAACGAAGCACGCCGTGGCATACCGCCAGATGTCGCTACTGTTACGCCGCCCGCCGGGTCGCGAAGCGTTTCCGGGCGATGTATTCTACCTGCACTCGCGTTTGTTGGAGCGTTCTGCAAAATTATCAGATGAATTAGGCGCCGGGTCGTTAACTGCCCTTCCAATTATCGAAACGCAGGCAGGTGACATCTCTGCTTACATTCCGACCAATGTGATCTCTATTACAGACGGCCAGATTTTTATGGAGACAGATCTGTTTTATCAAGGCATTCGCCCGGCAATTTCTGCAGGCTTGAGCGTGTCGCGTGTCGGTGGTGCTGCACAAACAAAGGCGGTAAAGTCGGTCAGCGGCAACCTAAAGCTTGGCCTCAGCCAGTTCCGCGAGCTTGCGAGTTTTGCGCAGTTTGGTTCGGATTTGGACGACGCGACGAAATCGCAAATTGAGCGCGGCCAGCGCTTAACAGAGCTGCTCAAACAGCCGCAGTATCAGCCAATGAGCGTTTGGGAGCAAGTTGCATCAATCGCGGCAGTGAGCGAAGGGTTATTCGATGATGTGCCGGCAGCAAAGATTAAAGAGGCGCAGCAAGCACTATTGGAGCGCTTGTGGGCTGAACACAAAGATGATATGCGCGCGCTTGCAAAGGGTGATAAAAAATTTGGCGAAGATGAAAAAATTGCAAAAATCGTGAGAGACGCTGCTAAAGCAATTGCGAAAGGGTACGAGGAGTAA
- a CDS encoding F0F1 ATP synthase subunit delta: protein MAQVISRRRIASYAADVLTAGGDCGLLLREIAAYLIETKATRTANLVVAAIEEELQARGVVVIETISAHQLSNELRARIRTLAGGHETHFRERINPDVIGGVKITLPDSEFDDTIQRKLIALKGAK, encoded by the coding sequence ATGGCGCAGGTGATTTCGCGGCGACGAATTGCGAGCTACGCGGCTGATGTATTGACGGCGGGTGGCGATTGCGGTTTATTGCTGCGCGAAATTGCGGCGTATTTGATCGAAACAAAAGCGACGCGTACGGCGAATTTGGTTGTCGCAGCGATTGAAGAGGAGTTGCAAGCGCGCGGCGTCGTCGTCATTGAAACAATTTCGGCGCACCAGCTAAGCAATGAGCTGCGCGCGCGTATACGTACACTCGCTGGAGGGCACGAGACGCATTTTCGCGAGCGCATCAATCCGGATGTTATTGGCGGCGTGAAAATTACCTTGCCCGATAGCGAGTTTGACGACACGATTCAACGTAAATTAATCGCCCTCAAGGGCGCGAAGTAA
- the atpF gene encoding F0F1 ATP synthase subunit B → MIESVTQFAAVHAEKADMFTSLGLDWKALGSQTVAFLVLLVLLRKFVYPPLVETLDKRDAEVRAGAKAARQAQKAADESEARTAAMLKDVQRKSRAIVSSAKQEAADMIADAEAKASSQAKQIIENGRRDVAAELAAAKKNLRSEMIDLVVEATASVTRHTVDARKDKQLIEENLRELQ, encoded by the coding sequence GTGATAGAAAGTGTGACACAGTTTGCGGCGGTGCACGCGGAAAAAGCGGATATGTTCACGTCGCTCGGACTTGACTGGAAGGCGCTTGGCTCGCAAACGGTTGCGTTTCTAGTATTGCTCGTTTTACTCCGCAAGTTTGTGTATCCGCCGCTTGTTGAGACGCTGGATAAACGGGATGCCGAAGTTAGAGCGGGCGCCAAAGCAGCACGGCAGGCACAGAAAGCGGCCGACGAAAGCGAAGCGCGCACCGCAGCAATGCTTAAAGATGTACAGCGTAAGTCGCGGGCGATTGTGTCGTCGGCAAAGCAAGAAGCGGCAGATATGATAGCCGATGCTGAGGCAAAAGCGTCATCACAAGCGAAGCAGATTATTGAGAATGGGCGGCGTGATGTGGCGGCAGAATTAGCAGCAGCAAAGAAAAATTTGCGCAGCGAAATGATTGACTTAGTGGTTGAGGCGACTGCGAGCGTAACGCGCCACACTGTTGATGCGCGCAAAGATAAGCAGCTGATTGAGGAAAACCTCAGGGAGCTGCAATAA
- a CDS encoding H(+)-transporting ATPase: protein MEALAFTLTYIVPAAFAATGAAIVAASALKAAGRNPEKINDLRTMMVLGISFIDAIAIIGFVAAIVGKVM, encoded by the coding sequence ATGGAAGCACTAGCATTTACTCTTACCTACATAGTTCCAGCGGCATTTGCAGCAACTGGTGCAGCAATTGTCGCCGCGTCAGCGCTGAAGGCGGCTGGGCGTAATCCAGAAAAGATTAACGATTTGCGCACAATGATGGTGCTCGGTATTTCGTTTATTGATGCGATCGCAATTATCGGTTTCGTTGCAGCGATTGTCGGAAAGGTTATGTAG
- a CDS encoding F0F1 ATP synthase subunit A produces the protein MATFAAASPHISVKADTVATIGGFTVTNSQVLGAFGLIVLVWLMFRMRLAVLGRKKHTFATRLMQWTFEGLYGTVKQVIQDEVWARRVAPLTITIFFFVVAQYWLGLLPVVGPITVGEHGTPLLRGGVADLNMTFGLAIVTIVAAQVYAFKYMGFRGNMGRYFVNPLRDPIMSFVGILELVAEFSRMLGLSFRLFGNVLAGEILLIVISYMAQFASPVALQPFYFFELFIGGIQAYIFFMLSTVFISLGLVPHGDHDESHNTPDHSLTDNSKLAAEGEV, from the coding sequence ATGGCGACATTTGCGGCGGCTAGTCCGCATATCTCGGTAAAAGCTGATACAGTCGCAACGATTGGCGGATTTACAGTAACGAATTCGCAGGTGCTCGGCGCGTTTGGACTAATCGTGCTCGTGTGGCTGATGTTTCGGATGCGCTTGGCGGTACTGGGGCGTAAAAAACATACATTTGCAACGCGCTTGATGCAGTGGACGTTTGAAGGGCTGTACGGCACAGTTAAGCAGGTGATCCAAGATGAGGTGTGGGCGCGACGAGTTGCACCGTTAACGATTACGATATTCTTTTTTGTGGTGGCACAATATTGGTTAGGCTTGTTGCCTGTTGTTGGCCCGATCACAGTTGGCGAGCACGGCACTCCCCTATTGCGTGGTGGCGTAGCGGACTTAAACATGACGTTTGGATTGGCGATCGTGACTATTGTCGCGGCGCAGGTGTATGCGTTTAAGTATATGGGCTTTCGTGGTAATATGGGGCGTTACTTTGTAAACCCGCTGCGTGATCCGATTATGTCGTTTGTCGGTATCTTGGAACTGGTAGCAGAGTTCTCGCGCATGTTGGGTCTGAGTTTCCGCTTATTCGGCAATGTATTAGCCGGTGAGATTCTACTGATAGTAATTTCATATATGGCACAGTTTGCTTCTCCGGTAGCGCTTCAGCCGTTCTATTTCTTTGAACTGTTCATTGGCGGTATTCAAGCGTATATTTTCTTTATGTTGTCAACAGTGTTTATTTCCCTGGGTCTTGTGCCGCATGGCGACCATGATGAGTCTCATAATACACCCGATCATTCTCTTACTGATAATTCAAAATTAGCAGCAGAGGGTGAAGTATAA